In the Sandaracinus amylolyticus genome, CCGCTGGCTCCCTGCAGGGAAGCCGCGTGGAATCGTACAGATCGCGCACGGCATGGCCGAGCACGGCAAGCGCTACGCGCGGCTCGCGAAGACGCTCAACGAGCAGGGCTGGGCCGTCTACGCGAGCGATCACCGCGGCCACGGCCTCACCGCGAAGACGGACGCCGAGGTCGGGCACTTCTGCGACGAGGACGGCTGGAACCGCGTGATCGCGGACCTGCGCATGGTCGCGCAGCACGCGCGCCGCGAGCACCCCGGCGTGCCCTACGTGCTCTTCGGGCACTCGATGGGCTCCTTCCTCGCGCAGACGCTGGTGCTGCGCCATCCGCAGGAGCTCGACGCGCTCGTGCTCTCGGGCTCGACCGCGGGCGGCGGTCCGCTCGTCTCCGCGGGCAAGCAGGCCGCGAAGCTCGAGCGCATGCGCGTCGGCAAGCGGGGCACGAGCCCGGTCCTCACCCAGCTCTCGTTCGGCAGCTACAACCGCGGGTTCGAGGGGCGCACGAAGTTCGACTGGCTCTCGCGCGATCCGGTCGAGGTCGACCTCTACTGCTCGGACGAGCGCTGCGGCTTCGAGGTCACGACGCAGACCTGGATCGACCTGCTCGGCGCCCTCGAGGAGCTGGGACGCGGTCAGTGGTCGCGTCTCCCTCGCGAGCTGCCGATCCTGGTGTTCGCGGGCGAGCTCGATCCGGTGGGCGAGCGCGGCAAGGGCGTGCGTCGCCTCGTGAGCGCGATGCGCAAGGCCGGCCTCGCGCGGGTGAGCGACCGTCTCTATCCCGCTGGCCGTCACGAGATGATCAACGAGACCAACCGCGACGAGGTGACGGGCTCCCTCGTGCGCTGGCTCGACGAGCACGTTCCGCGCGCGTGAGCGCGCCGATGCATGTAGTCTGCGATCGGTGGATCTCGTTCGACGACGCGCGTGGCGCCACGTCGGCCTGCTCGTCGCGTCGGCGGCCGTCCTGCTCGCGTCGTACGGCGCACCGGCGCGCGGGCAGGACGCCGGCGCGGGACGAGGCGCCGATGCCGGCGCCGCGCGGGCGGGCGACGAAGCGATCGACGCGGGCCAGCGCGTCGAAGCGACCGACGCCGGCACCGTGCGAGCGCGCGCTCCGCGACCGCTCGATGCCGGAGCGCGCGATGCGGGCGCCGGCCTGGCCGATGCCGCGCTGATCGACGGTGGCGCGGACGCGTCGATCGCGGACGCCGGGCTCGAGGTCGACGCGGGCACCGATGCGGGCCTGATCGCGCTCGTCCCGATCGAGCCCGTCGAGGGCGAGGTCCCCACCGAGATCCCGTCGATCACCGGCGAGAGCGACGGCAGCCGCGTCATCCGCACGCTGCTGGGGCTCGTCGCGCTGCTCGCGCTCGCGTGGATCGGCGCGCACCCGCGCGTGCAGAAGCTCGAAGAGCGCATGGGGATCTCGCAGGTCGTCACCAGCGGCCTGCCCTTCGTCGCGCTCGGGGTGCTCTGCCGCGCGCCCGGCATCGACATCCTCAACGACGAGGTCCTGATCGCGATCACGCCGCTGCTGCAGTTCGGCCTCGGATGGATCGGGTTCCACACCGGCTTCCAGTTCGAAGGCGCGGCGATGGACGAGGTGCCGAAGGGCACGTCGTCGGTGGTGATCCTCCTGACCGGCGCGTCGTTCGCGACGATCGCGGTCGCGTGCGGGCTGCTCCTCTTCGCGACGGGGCTCGGCGGCGATCCCTTCCGCATGACCACGTTCGTCCGCGATGCGGCGATCGTGGGGCTCGCGGGCGCGCTCTCGGCGCCCACGCTCGAGCGACTCGGTGGCCAGCGCGTCCCGGCGCGCGCGATGGAGCTCGCGCGGACGATCGGCGTGCTCGACGACGTCGTCGGCGTGGTCGCGCTCGCGATGCTCTTCGCGTGGCTGCACCCCGCCGAGGGTGGCAGCTGGAACCTGCCGGGCGTCGGCTGGCTCTTCGTCACGTTCGGCATGGCCGCGACGCTCGGCCTCGTGATGTACGCGGTGCTCCGCGGCACCGAGTCGGCGGCCGAGAGCTCCGCGCTGCTGCTCGGCAGCGTGTGCTTCACCGCGGGCATGGCGGGCTTCTTCTCGCTGCCGCCGCTCGTCGTGTGCTTCCTCGCCGGCATCCTTTTGAAGAACCTGCCGGGCGGCGACAAGCCGCGTCTGTCGGCGGCGTTCGCGCGGCTCGAGCGGCCGATCTACCTGGTGTTCCTGGTCGTCGTCGGGGCGCTCTGGCGGGTCGACGACTGGCGCGGCTGGGTGCTGCTGCCGGTGTTCGTCGTCGCGCGCGTCGTCGGTCGCGCGCTCGGTGCGCGGGTCGCGCGGCGGCTGCCCCAGGACGCGCGCCACCCCGGGCTCGACGAGATGTCGACGCCCGAGCTGATCACGCCTCCGATGGGCGCGCTCGCGCTCGCGTTCGTCATCACCGCCCGCACGCTCTACGAGAGCCCGGCGACCCAGGCGATCGTGACCGCGGTGATCGGCGGCGCGGTGGCGACCGAGATCATCGTGCAGATCACGTCCCGCAAGGCGCGCCCGCGGCGATCGGGCACCGCATCGCGCTCCGGCGAGACCACGATCTCGTCCGCCGAGACCCCGCTGGCGACGACGGAGCCTCCGCGCGCGGGGACGGACGAAACCGAACCTTCATCCAATTGACGCGACGCGTCTTCCGCCACGCGGCCGCTTCGGATAGCGTGCTCGGCCGTGACGCGCACTTCGCTTCGAACGCTCGCGCTCGTCGCGGCTCTTCTCCTTGCCACCTTGCCGGCTCCACGGGCTCGCGCAGGCGGGTTCGAGGTGCCCGATCAGAGCGCGGTCGCGGGGGCGACGGGCGGCGCGGGCACGGCGCGTCGCGACGACCCTTCGGCGGCGTTCTACAACCCCGCGGCGCTCGCCGATGGACGCGGGTTCCGCGGCGGGCTCGGCATCCTGCTCGCGGTGCCGAACATCTCGATCGAGCACCTCGAAGGCGACATGGAGACGTCCTCGACGGTCTCCGGC is a window encoding:
- a CDS encoding alpha/beta hydrolase, with translation MTTTETLMLRADDGVEIAVHRWLPAGKPRGIVQIAHGMAEHGKRYARLAKTLNEQGWAVYASDHRGHGLTAKTDAEVGHFCDEDGWNRVIADLRMVAQHARREHPGVPYVLFGHSMGSFLAQTLVLRHPQELDALVLSGSTAGGGPLVSAGKQAAKLERMRVGKRGTSPVLTQLSFGSYNRGFEGRTKFDWLSRDPVEVDLYCSDERCGFEVTTQTWIDLLGALEELGRGQWSRLPRELPILVFAGELDPVGERGKGVRRLVSAMRKAGLARVSDRLYPAGRHEMINETNRDEVTGSLVRWLDEHVPRA
- a CDS encoding cation:proton antiporter, which encodes MDLVRRRAWRHVGLLVASAAVLLASYGAPARGQDAGAGRGADAGAARAGDEAIDAGQRVEATDAGTVRARAPRPLDAGARDAGAGLADAALIDGGADASIADAGLEVDAGTDAGLIALVPIEPVEGEVPTEIPSITGESDGSRVIRTLLGLVALLALAWIGAHPRVQKLEERMGISQVVTSGLPFVALGVLCRAPGIDILNDEVLIAITPLLQFGLGWIGFHTGFQFEGAAMDEVPKGTSSVVILLTGASFATIAVACGLLLFATGLGGDPFRMTTFVRDAAIVGLAGALSAPTLERLGGQRVPARAMELARTIGVLDDVVGVVALAMLFAWLHPAEGGSWNLPGVGWLFVTFGMAATLGLVMYAVLRGTESAAESSALLLGSVCFTAGMAGFFSLPPLVVCFLAGILLKNLPGGDKPRLSAAFARLERPIYLVFLVVVGALWRVDDWRGWVLLPVFVVARVVGRALGARVARRLPQDARHPGLDEMSTPELITPPMGALALAFVITARTLYESPATQAIVTAVIGGAVATEIIVQITSRKARPRRSGTASRSGETTISSAETPLATTEPPRAGTDETEPSSN